The Daucus carota subsp. sativus chromosome 7, DH1 v3.0, whole genome shotgun sequence genome window below encodes:
- the LOC108196396 gene encoding disease resistance protein RGA2-like — protein sequence MAEAIVGDLAAGLVRKLVSLATDEVIQVWKLQEDLETLCQRFELIGALLHDAHTKNLIMSTAKMWFSKLEDVAQVADAFMDELEYEVTRRKVENRHKVRDFFVPSKNTLLYRSKVAHKIKNINNSFDKICKWATDIGLKPVEHLRSTVQHTEIRYTQPFEDESLIIGRDDDISFLVKLLCNPNDEGLQVNAILGMGGQGKTTLARMVYNIDDVIKMFPKRMWVTVSDDFDFMMILNQMVVSLTSRPSVLDNAEGLIKNLQEKLKGEKFLLVLDDVWNENPEEWDKLRNSLLGVGGARGSKIFVTTRKQEVTDAMQCSDPYLVKKLTEEDSWELFKQRAFLNGGVLETEAFVALGKRMVGRCGGLPLAIKTLGSLLYSKKSEEEWLKIQNSEIWKSKGVLSSLRLSYDNLPYSSLKRCFAYCSIMPKDHYLYKDELIQIWMALGFLPGDRTVLMEDTGNEYFDILLGNSLLQDVEKDIYGYITYCKMHDLVHDLALEVSSNYSTTVNPSHEVDKGSKATYVRLEGFEDVKPSMFKLRFDTVQALYAQATIFNCVLPELKYLRVLVLNSFCNELPGLIGNLKCLKHLDISKMSDSDTKYKLPNHITRLYNLETLRISWDHELPENICQLINLRHLVIGYAETRYMFVGIERLTCLQTLPHFVVKKNQNCLVGHLGMLKNLRGTLKIYGLHEVENIEEARKAKLCEKSNIRHLLLKWNNEDEREKGEYNDEGCWKDWNLTLI from the coding sequence ATGGCTGAAGCAATTGTAGGTGATCTTGCTGCTGGACTGGTCCGAAAGCTAGTTTCACTTGCAACTGATGAAGTGATTCAGGTCTGGAAACTTCAAGAAGATTTGGAGACACTGTGTCAGAGATTTGAATTAATCGGTGCTCTCTTGCACGATGCTCATACCAAGAATCTAATCATGTCTACTGCCAAAATGTGGTTCAGCAAACTTGAAGATGTGGCTCAAGTAGCTGATGCTTTTATGGATGAACTCGAGTATGAAGTTACCCGAAGAAAAGTGGAGAATCGTCATAAGGTAAGAGACTTCTTTGTTCCTTCTAAAAACACCTTATTATATCGTTCCAAAGTGGCTCATAagatcaagaatattaataattccTTTGACAAAATTTGTAAATGGGCAACTGATATTGGTCTTAAGCCAGTAGAGCATTTGAGATCTACTGTGCAACACACGGAGATACGCTACACCCAACCCTTTGAAGACGAGTCACTAATTATCGGAAGAGATGATGATATCTCATTTCTAGTTAAGCTGTTGTGCAACCCAAATGATGAGGGTTTACAGGTGAATGCAATACTCGGGATGGGGGGTCAAGGCAAAACAACTCTTGCCCGAATGGTTTACAATATAGATGATGTGATCAAAATGTTTCCCAAGAGGATGTGGGTCACTGTATCAGATGATTTTGATTTCATGATGATTTTGAATCAAATGGTAGTGTCACTCACTTCGAGGCCTTCTGTGCTGGATAATGCAGAAGGTCTGATAAAAAATCTTCAAGAAAAGCTGAAGGGCGAAAAGTTTTTACTTGTGCTAGATGATGTTTGGAATGAGAATCCAGAAGAGTGGGACAAGTTGAGGAATTCATTGCTTGGAGTTGGGGGTGCGAGAGGCAGCAAAATTTTTGTTACCACTCGTAAGCAGGAAGTGACTGATGCTATGCAGTGTTCTGATCCTTATCTGGTGAAAAAACTAACAGAGGAAGATAGTTGGGAATTGTTTAAGCAAAGAGCATTTTTGAATGGAGGAGTTTTAGAGACTGAGGCATTTGTGGCCTTGGGTAAAAGAATGGTAGGAAGATGTGGCGGTCTCCCTctggcaattaaaacactagGGAGTTTATTGTACTCAAAGAAGAGTGAAGAAGAGTGGTTGAAAATCCAAAACAGTGAAATATGGAAATCGAAAGGTGTACTGTCTTCCTTGAGGCTGTCATATGACAATCTACCTTACTCTTCTTTGAAGCGATGCTTTGCATATTGTTCCATTATGCCAAAGGATCATTATCTTTATAAAGATGAATTGATACAAATATGGATGGCATTAGGCTTCCTTCCGGGGGATAGAACTGTTTTGATGGAAGACACTGGAAACGAGTACTTTGACATTTTGTTGGGAAATTCTCTGTTACAAGATGTGGAAAAGGATATATACGGATATATTACCTACTGCAAGATGCATGATCTTGTGCATGATCTTGCACTAGAGGTGTCAAGTAATTATTCTACAACTGTAAATCCAAGTCATGAAGTTGACAAGGGATCAAAGGCAACATATGTAAGACTGGAAGGATTCGAAGATGTAAAACCAAGTATGTTTAAGCTACGGTTTGATACAGTACAAGCACTATATGCACAGGCCACTATATTTAACTGTGTGTTGCCCGAACTTAAGTACTTGAGAGTTTTGGTTTTAAATTCATTTTGTAATGAGCTGCCTGGTTTAATTGGGAATTTGAAATGCCTTAAGCATTTAGATATCTCTAAGATGTCAGATTCCGATACTAAATATAAACTGCCAAATCACATCACAAGACTCTACAACTTGGAGACTCTAAGAATTTCATGGGATCATGAGCTTCCGGAAAACATCTGCCAACTTATAAACTTGAGACATCTTGTTATTGGCTATGCTGAAACAAGATACATGTTTGTTGGGATTGAGAGGTTAACTTGTCTGCAAACGCTGCCTCATTTTGTTGTGAAGAAAAATCAAAACTGTCTCGTTGGACACCTAGGGATGTTGAAAAATCTTAGAGGTACGCTTAAGATCTATGGCCTTCATGAGGTGGAGAATATTGAAGAAGCACGTAAAGCAAAGCTTTGTGAAAAGTCCAATATTCGGCATTTACTCTTGAAGTGGAACAATGAAGATGAAAGGGAAAAGGGAGAATACAATGATGAGGGGTGTTGGAAGGATTGGAACCTCACCCTAATCTGA
- the LOC108194876 gene encoding protein FAR1-RELATED SEQUENCE 5-like has protein sequence MADSLFEDFVPRKRVKKVDNNDYVDVDDVVKVDSVVDRVFIDLKDDENVDDKEYVSVDEDCIDDRNVVSGDDEVDENVESDDKGVDNKFDDENERNKNMEVPYLNQRFDNLDDADRFIRSYALKNGFGVKIQQTKKRAKVDEIYTRMFVCRLAGENQDKNPVDEEVCVGSSKGTRRRDKLPRSGYKVRMFVVKKKKKDYWELTTVELEHNHDLVSPSKMTLIQRERHVTSAARNLINVLNVSGIRPSQTMSLFSNMQGGVSNVGFGSQNIRNVVRDERKKKIQVSDAQAGLDLLSRLKEEGGGNFFVKTQVDGENRLKNLVWVDPKCLMAYSNFGDVVAFDTTYRTNRYAMPFVPFTGVNHHYQSVLFGFALMRDEVKSSFEWVLRTWLEAVGDKHPNAIITDQDQAMAGAIASILPQTRHLLCSWHISQKFPEKLNTLYIKHPGTFKVDFNKCIYHSLTEDIFEERWKDLVVKYDLKDHSWLQGLYLLKEKWVSAYTKSTFSAGQTTTSRSEGMNAFFDSYVSSSTGLKQFVENAQKAIERQFMREKEEDNDTKNKTRYLRLKTALEQDGASMYTKEMFRQFQVQLVEASKYFVEKDKEQLTLGDEVTHYRCFRPLTEVEKRTMYEVKFNKVALTGRCVCRMYEHLGIPCRHIIAVLNKKNVAQIPVTFIQRRWTRDANRVDGMLPYAMGCDDPTSTELTPSQRFNHMTLLTMSFCHSSMVSKERYEYALEVMNREIANLDKMAVDDVDAAPNSNTENPIEENIGDELNEPVLDPIVSQTKGRKKPQRFKNPIEGLSKKKRKCKQCHEEAMI, from the coding sequence ATGGCGGATTCTTTGTTTGAGGATTTTGTTCCAAGAAAAAGAGTAAAAAAAGTTGATAATAATGATTACGTAGATGTAGATGATGTTGTTAAGGTTGATAGTGTTGTGGATCGTGTGTTTATTGATTtaaaagatgatgaaaatgttgaTGATAAAGAATATGTTAGTGTTGATGAAGATTGTATTGATGATCGAAATGTTgttagtggtgatgatgaggtTGATGAGAACGTAGAGAGTGATGATAAAGGAGTGGATAATAAATTTGATGATGAgaatgaaagaaataaaaatatggaagtCCCGTATTTGAATCAGAGATTTGATAATTTAGATGACGCGGATAGATTTATTAGGTCATATGCCCTTAAGAATGGGTTTGGTGTGAAAATACAACAAACAAAGAAACGGGCAAAAGTTGATGAAATATATACCCGAATGTTTGTTTGCAGACTCGCGGGTGAAAATCAAGACAAAAACCCTGTGGATGAAGAAGTATGTGTAGGCAGTAGTAAGGGCACACGTCGTCGGGATAAACTTCCTAGAAGTGGTTATAAGGTTAGGATGTTTGttgtgaaaaagaagaaaaaagattatTGGGAGTTGACAACCGTTGAATTAGAACACAATCATGATCTTGTATCTCCTAGTAAGATGACTTTGATTCAACGGGAAAGACATGTGACGAGTGCGGCAAGAAATCTTATAAATGTGTTAAATGTGTCGGGTATTCGCCCTAGCCAAACCATGAGTCTTTTTAGCAATATGCAAGGTGGAGTGAGTAATGTTGGTTTTGGTAGCCAAAATATTAGGAATGTGGTGCGGGATGAGCGGAAGAAAAAGATACAAGTGAGTGATGCTCAagcgggtttggatttgttaaGTCGTCTTAAAGAGGAAGGCGGTGGGaatttttttgtgaaaactCAAGTGGATGGAGAAAACCGTTTGAAAAATCTAGTATGGGTGGATCCTAAATGTTTGATGGCCTATAGTAATTTTGGAGATGTTGTTGCTTTTGATACGACATACCGAACGAATAGGTATGCCATGCCATTTGTGCCTTTTACAGGGGTCAATCATCATTACCAATCTGTTCTTTTTGGATTTGCACTCATGAGGGATGAAGTAAAAAGTAGTTTTGAATGGGTGCTAAGAACATGGCTTGAAGCGGTTGGCGATAAACACCCGAACGCTATAATCACGGACCAAGATCAAGCTATGGCGGGGGCAATTGCATCCATACTACCCCAAACCCGACATTTGTTGTGTTCTTGGCATATAAGCCAGAAGTTCCCCGAAAAATTGAACACCCTTTATATTAAGCATCCGGGAACATTCAAAGTAGATTTCAACAAATGCATATACCATTCATTGACGGAGGATATTTTTGAGGAGAGGTGGAAAGATTTAGTGGTGAAGTATGATTTGAAAGATCATTCATGGTTGCAAGGATTGTATTTGTTGAAGGAGAAATGGGTCTCGGCCTATACTAAGAGTACATTCTCTGCGGGTCAGACCACGACATCGAGGAGCGAGGGAATGAATGCATTCTTTGATAGCTATGTTAGTTCTAGTACAGGATTGAAGCAATTTGTTGAGAATGCACAAAAAGCAATTGAAAGACAATTTATGCGGGAGAAGGAGGAGGACAATGACACGAAGAATAAAACCCGTTACTTGAGGTTGAAGACGGCTTTGGAACAAGACGGGGCTTCCATGTATACCAAGGAGATGTTTCGCCAATTTCAAGTTCAATTGGTGGAAGCCTCTAAATACTTTGTCGAGAAGGATAAAGAACAGTTGACGTTAGGGGATGAAGTCACACATTATAGGTGTTTTAGACCCCTGACCGAAGTCGAGAAAAGAACAATGTATGAAGTGAAATTCAACAAAGTGGCCCTAACAGGAAGATGTGTGTGTCGGATGTATGAACATTTAGGAATCCCGTGTCGACACATCATTGCCGTTTTAAACAAGAAAAATGTTGCCCAAATTCCAGTAACATTTATTCAACGTCGTTGGACTAGAGATGCTAATAGGGTAGATGGTATGCTACCTTATGCTATGGGTTGCGATGATCCAACATCTACAGAATTGACACCAAGTCAAAGATTCAACCATATGACTTTGTTAACAATGAGTTTTTGTCATAGCAGCATGGTTTCGAAAGAAAGATATGAGTATGCCTTAGAGGTGATGAATCGAGAAATTGCAAATCTTGATAAAATGGCTGTTGATGATGTTGATGCTGCTCCTAATTCAAATACTGAGAATCCCATTGAAGAGAATATTGGTGACGAGTTGAACGAGCCGGTACTTGATCCTATAGTGTCTCAAACGAAGGGTAGGAAGAAGCCACAACGTTTCAAAAATCCAATTGAAGGCCTTAgtaagaaaaagagaaaatgcaagCAATGTCATGAAGAAGCCATGATATAA
- the LOC135147961 gene encoding receptor-like protein EIX2, translating into MTFLNLSFNRIRGKFSGKYVHMQEIGLSSNYFEGPLPPITTKCSNINLSKNKFSGSLHSLSVVEDLSLSFLDISHNQLSGALSNNWMHFSGLAFLNLGYNNFSGKIPTSMGNLYNLQTLILRNNNLYGELPSSLKHCQGLGFVDFGLNKLSGKVPSWIGESLPQLYGLILKSNRFYGILPREICRLSNLHFLDVSINRISGTIPSCFSNLTAMVLKGNEVVEQTYLPYYPFENSSAFVGSQEVEKAPEEPQNYSYFDSVLARWKGQEFEYGRNFAYLKMIDLSTNKLSGEIPIGITKLVELRGLNLSGNYFYGKVPPEIGRLNVLECLDLSRNNFSGAIPPSMSGLNFLAYLDLSKNNFSGRIPSGTQLQGFNISAYEQNAELCGKPLTNICPGDEPVDYIQPSSGKYEVNEEDGEYEMWLYISAVLGFVSAFWGFIGTLLLNRRWGRAYFFFLDNFFHKLKF; encoded by the coding sequence ATGACATTTTTGAATCTGTCATTCAACAGAATTAGGGGCAAGTTTTCTGGTAAATATGTTCATATGCAAGAGATTGGTTTGAGTTCAAATTATTTTGAGGGACCATTACCACCAATTACAACGAAATGTTCAAATATAAATCTGTCCAAGAACAAGTTCTCAGGATCACTCCATTCCTTATCTGTTGTTGAAGACTTATCTTTAAGCTTTCTTGATATTTCTCATAATCAGTTATCTGGGGCACTTTCCAATAATTGGATGCATTTCAGTGGTTTGGCGTTTCTCAACTTGGGATATAACaatttttctggtaaaattccAACATCGATGGGGAATCTGTATAATCTCCAAACACTGATTTTGCGAAACAATAATCTCTATGGAGAGCTGCCTTCATCTCTAAAACACTGCCAGGGCCTAGGTTTTGTAGATTTTGGGTTAAATAAGCTATCAGGAAAGGTACCGTCATGGATTGGGGAATCCCTACCACAACTGTATGGTCTAATCCTAAAATCTAATAGATTTTATGGAATCTTGCCTCGTGAAATATGTCGTCTATCAAATCTTCACTTTCTAGATGTGTCTATTAACAGAATTTCTGGAACCATTCCTTCATGCTTCAGTAATCTTACTGCCATGGTTTTAAAAGGAAATGAAGTTGTAGAGCAAACTTATCTTCCATATTATCCCTTCGAAAATTCATCAGCGTTTGTGGGTTCACAAGAAGTAGAAAAGGCTCCAGAAGAACCTCAAAACTATAGTTATTTTGATTCTGTATTGGCAAGATGGAAAGGGCAGGAGTTTGAGTACGGAAGAAATTTTGCTTACTTGAAGATGATTGATTTGTCAACCAATAAATTGTCTGGAGAAATTCCAATCGGGATAACTAAACTTGTAGAACTCAGGGGACTGAACTTGTCGGGAAACTATTTTTATGGAAAGGTTCCACCTGAGATTGGCCGATTGAATGTGCTAGAATGCCTAGACTTGTCCAGAAACAATTTCTCAGGTGCAATTCCCCCAAGCATGTCTGGATTAAATTTTCTTGCCTATTTAGATCTTTCAAAAAATAACTTTTCGGGAAGAATCCCATCTGGTACTCAACTCCAGGGATTCAATATCTCCGCATATGAGCAGAATGCTGAACTCTGTGGTAAACCACTCACGAATATTTGTCCTGGAGATGAACCAGTTGATTACATCCAGCCTTCATCTGGCAAGTATGAAGTTAATGAAGAAGATGGTGAATATGAAATGTGGCTGTATATTAGTGCAGTGCTTGGTTTCGTCTCTGCATTTTGGGGCTTCATTGGAACTTTATTGCTAAATCGTCGTTGGGGACGTGCATATTTCTTCTTTTTGGACAACTtttttcataaactaaaattctaA
- the LOC108195277 gene encoding pectinesterase: MSRIKEFFARSDSIKQTFKTKKKLYIIIFSSFLLVATLIGIAIRESNKSGTNQGSSAASLNLRSTAAHAVVRSSCSNTLYPGLCYSTIANYDPDVSKKVTSQKDVIELSLNITCKAIQKNYFQVEKLMAKRGNHLTKRENCALHDCLETIDETLDELHEAISDLESYPTKKSLTQHADDLKTLISSAITNTETCLDGFSHDGADKNVRKALLKGQLQVEKMCSNALAMICNMTGTDIANEKAAMLAKGRKLEEQETSEAGWPEWLSAGDRRLLQSSKVTPDVVVAADGSGDYKTVGAAVAAAPQGSSKRYVIRIKAGVYKENVDVSKKKKNIMFLGDGRANTIITGSRSVKDGSTTFTSATVAAVGERFLARDITFQNTAGPSKHQAVALRVGSDFSAFYQCDILAYQDTLYVHSNRQFFINCLISGTVDFIFGNAAVVLQDCDIHARRPDSGQKNMLTAQGRTDPNQNTGIVIQKCRIGATSDLKPVQGSFPTYLGRPWKEYSRTVIMQSSITDVIRPAGWFEWSGNFALNTLYYGEYQNTGAGAGTSGRVKWKGYKVITSATEAQGFTPARFIAGSSWLSSTTFPFSLGL; this comes from the exons ATGAGCAGAATTAAAGAATTCTTTGCTAGGTCAGATTCTATCAAACAAACATTCAAAACCAAGAAAAAACTATACATCATCATCTTCTCATCCTTCCTACTTGTAGCTACCCTGATCGGCATTGCAATCAGAGAGAGTAACAAGTCTGGAACCAACCAAGGTTCGTCGGCTGCTTCGCTGAATTTGAGGTCTACTGCAGCCCATGCGGTGGTCAGAAGCTCATGTAGCAATACGCTATACCCGGGACTATGCTACTCCACAATTGCAAATTATGATCCCGACGTGTCGAAAAAGGTGACTAGCCAGAAAGATGTTATCGAGCTGTCGTTAAACATTACATGCAAAGCTATCCAGAAGAATTACTTTCAAGTGGAGAAATTGATGGCCAAGAGAGGGAATCATCTGACAAAACGTGAGAATTGTGCCCTTCATGATTGTCTAGAGACGATCGACGAGACGCTAGATGAGCTGCACGAGGCCATAAGTGATCTCGAAAGTTATCCAACTAAGAAGTCTCTGACACAACATGCTGATGACCTCAAAACCCTGATAAGCTCAGCCATAACAAACACAGAAACATGCCTAGATGGGTTTTCGCACGATGGCGCGGACAAAAATGTCCGAAAGGCCTTGTTGAAGGGACAATTACAGGTAGAGAAAATGTGTAGCAATGCACTGGCCATGATATGTAACATGACTGGAACGGATATCGCTAATGAGAAGGCAGCCATGTTGGCCAAGGGGAGAAAACTTGAGGAGCAAGAAACTAGTGAGGCCGGGTGGCCTGAATGGTTGTCGGCAGGAGATAGGCGTCTTCTTCAGTCATCCAAAGTAACGCCTGATGTGGTGGTGGCAGCTGACGGCAGCGGTGACTACAAGACTGTAGGAGCCGCCGTGGCAGCCGCACCGCAGGGGAGTTCAAAGAGGTATGTGATCAGAATTAAGGCTGGAGTATACAAAGAAAATGTGGACGTgagcaagaagaagaagaatataaTGTTTTTGGGAGATGGAAGAGCTAATACCATCATTACAGGTAGTAGGAGTGTCAAAGATGGAAGCACTACCTTCACCTCGGCTACCGTAG CTGCTGTTGGGGAAAGATTCTTGGCACGAGACATAACATTCCAAAACACCGCTGGTCCATCCAAGCACCAAGCAGTGGCGCTTCGTGTCGGATCCGATTTTTCTGCATTCTATCAATGCGACATACTTGCTTACCAAGACACCCTCTACGTCCACTCCAACCGCCAATTCTTCATCAACTGTCTCATTAGCGGTACAGTAGATTTTATCTTCGGCAATGCAGCCGTCGTGCTACAAGATTGCGACATTCATGCCCGTCGCCCCGACTCTGGTCAGAAAAACATGCTAACCGCCCAAGGCAGAACCGATCCTAACCAAAACACAGGAATTGTTATACAGAAGTGTAGAATTGGTGCCACGTCAGATTTGAAGCCAGTGCAGGGAAGCTTTCCAACATATTTGGGACGACCATGGAAAGAGTACTCGAGAACAGTAATAATGCAATCGTCGATAACAGATGTAATCAGACCGGCCGGTTGGTTCGAGTGGAGTGGGAATTTTGCTCTGAACACATTGTATTATGGGGAGTATCAAAATACGGGAGCTGGGGCAGGCACATCTGGGAGAGTGAAGTGGAAGGGGTACAAAGTCATAACAAGTGCCACGGAGGCTCAAGGCTTTACTCCGGCCCGCTTTATTGCCGGTTCCTCTTGGTTGAGTTCTACTActtttcctttttctcttgGTCTGTGA
- the LOC108194877 gene encoding receptor-like protein EIX1, translating to MNASHILHIIGALAFMLSLLGSESLSKDDNAIRCIEAEWKALQLFKQGVVRGAQRHDLGSWRDEEKDCCKWKGVGCDNRTGHVTHLFLSSRISAFTDSTSVSVDKLLIELPYLNYLDLSNNLLAGIPEFIGSLTNLIHLDLSETYIDGAFPDQIGNSSNLQYLNLSLCCNGGPIPKFIGSLNNLRYLDISNSWFTGVISHELGSLSRLQHLNLANNCHLRGGGNFEWLFIQRIPSISVLRINHCQLFAPSSAPGNFSSSISSLHLNGNYINSSIFYWLSHLSGSLVVLDLGNNLLEGRIPQTFCHMSAPTYLDLSANQLNGVPPKCINNLSNLQVVDFSANNFTGNLEHLLFGPFASLQELLISENHLTGSLPDITLFSSLKKLQVSSNQLNGYQPTTFKHHSTLQFLDLSNNHLRGFLPNFTKFSSFRFLNLYNNGFSGNLPDFTGCSSLEVLRLGG from the coding sequence ATGAATGCAAGTCATATTCTGCATATTATAGGTGCTCTGGCTTTTATGCTATCGTTGTTGGGATCAGAGTCCTTGTCCAAAGATGACAACGCGATAAGGTGCATTGAGGCAGAGTGGAAAGCATTGCAGCTGTTTAAGCAAGGCGTTGTTCGTGGTGCACAAAGACATGATCTTGGCTCGTGGAGGGACGAAGAAAAAGATTGCTGCAAATGGAAAGGCGTGGGATGTGATAATCGCACTGGTCATGTAACTCacctttttctttcttctcgCATTTCAGCATTTACAGATTCAACTAGTGTGAGTGTCGATAAGTTGTTGATTGAGTTGCCATATCTTAACTACTTGGACCTCAGTAACAATCTCCTTGCAGGGATTCCAGAATTTATAGGTTCTCTCACAAATTTAATTCACCTTGATCTTTCAGAGACTTATATCGATGGAGCATTTCCTGACCAAATTGGGAACAGCTCTAATTTGCAGTACCTAAATCTCAGCCTTTGTTGTAATGGTGGTCCTATCCCAAAGTTCATTGGCTCACTCAATAACTTACGATACCTTGATATATCCAACAGTTGGTTTACAGGGGTCATTTCACATGAACTTGGAAGCCTCTCCAGGTTGCAGCATCTcaatcttgctaataattgtcatCTAAGAGGTGGAGGTAACTTCGAGTGGTTGTTTATTCAGAGGATCCCTTCTATATCAGTTCTGCGTATAAACCACTGTCAACTCTTCGCTCCATCCTCTGCTCCAGGCAATTTCTCTTCCTCTATATCTTCCCTTCATCTTAATGGAAATTACATCAATTCATCCATTTTCTACTGGCTTTCTCACTTAAGTGGCAGTCTGGTAGTACTTGACTTGGGTAATAACTTGCTAGAAGGTAGAATTCCGCAGACTTTTTGTCATATGTCTGCCCCGACATATCTGGATCTATCTGCAAATCAACTTAATGGTGTGCCTCCAAAATGCATCAATAATTTATCCAATTTGCAAGTCGTAGATTTCAGTGCAAACAATTTTACCGGGAACCTTGAACATCTTTTATTTGGACCTTTTGCTTCATTGCAGGAATTGTTGATATCTGAAAACCACCTTACTGGTTCACTCCCTGATATTACACTATTTTCATCCCTCAAAAAATTGCAAGTGAGCTCCAATCAATTAAATGGATATCAGCCAACTACTTTTAAACACCATTCAACTCTACAATTCTTGGATTTGTCCAATAACCATCTTAGAGGATTTTTAccaaatttcacaaaattttcatcctttagatttttaaatcttTATAATAATGGGTTTTCTGGGAATCTTCCTGATTTTACTGGTTGTTCATCTTTGGAAGTATTGCGACTTGGTGGGTAA